The Arachis duranensis cultivar V14167 chromosome 2, aradu.V14167.gnm2.J7QH, whole genome shotgun sequence genome has a window encoding:
- the LOC107472674 gene encoding 2-alkenal reductase (NADP(+)-dependent) isoform X1, producing MAQVRNKQVLLKNYVIGFPKESDMEIVEGSITLKVPEGSSDVVLLKNLYLSCDPYMRLLMYKDTPVSLGFHYSPGSPLTAFGVSKVVESGDPNYKKDDLVWGVTKWEEYSLVPSAQILFKIDHTDVPLSYYTGILGMPGITAYGGFFELGCPKKGEKVFVSAASGAVGQLVGQFAKLTGCYVVGSAGSQEKVDILKNKLGFDEAFNYKEESNLDAALKRYFPEGIDIYFENVGGKTLDAVLLNMRSHGRIPVCGMISQYNLSQAEGVTNMAYLIYKEIKMQGFIVSQFYPLYPKFLEFILPHIREGKIAYVEDIVEGLESGPAALVGLFSGQNFGKKVLAIAPQ from the exons ATGGCACAAGTGAGGAACAAGCAAGTGCTTCTGAAGAACTATGTCATTGGTTTCCCAAAGGAAAGTGACATGGAGATTGTGGAAGGTAGCATAACATTGAAGGTTCCAGAAGGTTCTAGTGATGTTGTGTTGCTCAAGAATCTCTACTTATCATGTGATCCGTACATGCGGCTCCTCATGTACAAGGATACTCCTGTGTCGTTGGGATTTCACTATTCTCCTGGCTCA CCATTGACGGCATTCGGTGTAAGTAAAGTGGTTGAATCTGGAGATCCAAACTATAAGAAAGATGATTTAGTGTGGGGGGTTACTAAATGGGAGGAATACAGTTTGGTCCCTTCAGCTCAAATACTATTCAAGATTGACCACACTGATGTTCCACTTTCTTACTATACTGGAATTTTGG GTATGCCGGGAATAACAGCTTATGGTGGTTTCTTTGAATTAGGGTGTCCTAAGAAAGGAGAGAAAGTTTTTGTTTCAGCTGCCTCTGGTGCAGTTGGCCAACTTGTTGGCCAATTTGCTAAGTTGACTGGATGCTATGTTGTTGGAAGTGCTGGAAGTCAAGAAAAG GTGGATATATTGAAGAATAAATTAGGATTTGACGAAGCCTTTAACTACAAAGAAGAATCAAATCTCGATGCTGCTTTAAAAAG ATACTTCCCCGAAGGCATTGACATATACTTTGAAAACGTGGGGGGTAAGACACTTGATGCTGTGCTATTGAACATGAGATCTCATGGTCGCATACCGGTATGTGGAATGATTTCACAGTATAATCTCAGTCAAGCAGAAGGTGTAACGAATATGGCATATCTCATATATAAGGAGATTAAGATGCAAGGTTTTATTGTATCTCAATTCTATCCCCTTTATCCTAAATTCTTGGAGTTTATTCTGCCTCATATTAGAGAAGGGAAGATTGCATATGTGGAAGACATAGTTGAAGGTCTTGAGAGTGGCCCTGCAGCCTTAGTTGGCCTTTTCAGTGGTCAAAATTTCGGTAAAAAAGTTCTCGCCATTGCCCCTCAATAA
- the LOC107472674 gene encoding 2-alkenal reductase (NADP(+)-dependent) isoform X2 has translation MAQVRNKQVLLKNYVIGFPKESDMEIVEGSITLKVPEGSSDVVLLKNLYLSCDPYMRLLMYKDTPVSLGFHYSPGSPLTAFGVSKVVESGDPNYKKDDLVWGVTKWEEYSLVPSAQILFKIDHTDVPLSYYTGILGCPKKGEKVFVSAASGAVGQLVGQFAKLTGCYVVGSAGSQEKVDILKNKLGFDEAFNYKEESNLDAALKRYFPEGIDIYFENVGGKTLDAVLLNMRSHGRIPVCGMISQYNLSQAEGVTNMAYLIYKEIKMQGFIVSQFYPLYPKFLEFILPHIREGKIAYVEDIVEGLESGPAALVGLFSGQNFGKKVLAIAPQ, from the exons ATGGCACAAGTGAGGAACAAGCAAGTGCTTCTGAAGAACTATGTCATTGGTTTCCCAAAGGAAAGTGACATGGAGATTGTGGAAGGTAGCATAACATTGAAGGTTCCAGAAGGTTCTAGTGATGTTGTGTTGCTCAAGAATCTCTACTTATCATGTGATCCGTACATGCGGCTCCTCATGTACAAGGATACTCCTGTGTCGTTGGGATTTCACTATTCTCCTGGCTCA CCATTGACGGCATTCGGTGTAAGTAAAGTGGTTGAATCTGGAGATCCAAACTATAAGAAAGATGATTTAGTGTGGGGGGTTACTAAATGGGAGGAATACAGTTTGGTCCCTTCAGCTCAAATACTATTCAAGATTGACCACACTGATGTTCCACTTTCTTACTATACTGGAATTTTGG GGTGTCCTAAGAAAGGAGAGAAAGTTTTTGTTTCAGCTGCCTCTGGTGCAGTTGGCCAACTTGTTGGCCAATTTGCTAAGTTGACTGGATGCTATGTTGTTGGAAGTGCTGGAAGTCAAGAAAAG GTGGATATATTGAAGAATAAATTAGGATTTGACGAAGCCTTTAACTACAAAGAAGAATCAAATCTCGATGCTGCTTTAAAAAG ATACTTCCCCGAAGGCATTGACATATACTTTGAAAACGTGGGGGGTAAGACACTTGATGCTGTGCTATTGAACATGAGATCTCATGGTCGCATACCGGTATGTGGAATGATTTCACAGTATAATCTCAGTCAAGCAGAAGGTGTAACGAATATGGCATATCTCATATATAAGGAGATTAAGATGCAAGGTTTTATTGTATCTCAATTCTATCCCCTTTATCCTAAATTCTTGGAGTTTATTCTGCCTCATATTAGAGAAGGGAAGATTGCATATGTGGAAGACATAGTTGAAGGTCTTGAGAGTGGCCCTGCAGCCTTAGTTGGCCTTTTCAGTGGTCAAAATTTCGGTAAAAAAGTTCTCGCCATTGCCCCTCAATAA